A genome region from Nocardia sp. NBC_00565 includes the following:
- a CDS encoding AMP-dependent synthetase/ligase, whose protein sequence is MNTVSVTENGIELPDDASLYSVISGAAAEHPQRHSLCGADGTQLSCADVDRRARALASALAARGVAAGDRVAILGRTSLEWALLDCALLALGAVVVPVYPTSSPSQIEHILRDSGSTYFAAEDEADAARLLDAGATEVWTFALIADWSVTEIDPGLDARINAVHADDLAMIVYTSGTTGVSKGCMITHRNMFVSSANTVRQTGDLFDGTTVLALPLSHVFGQTILFACLFGGSRTHLLPGIPDLVPVLPKLRPTFLALIPFGLEKIRKYCRTLLSGTEEQEAVARGLDTLRAGATPEPSDHPVAAAFGGELRNVISGGASLDESTVGFYAGFGVVLLNCYGLTEAATAVTVSAPETNRLGTVGRPIPGTSVAIAAVDNEVLVGGPHVSPGYWGTAADQAHPSPDHRPSSSRSATLHSMVDDEGWLHTGDLGELDADGYLRITGRKKEILVTSGGKNVAPAPLEDRVRLHPLISNCMVVGDGRDYVTALVTLDPVQVQRWRDAQPDGDIEAAVQSAVDDANSLVSRPESIRAFRIVDGDFTVEDGLLTSSRKLRRAAIATAYAADIDHLYPARQSVP, encoded by the coding sequence GTGAATACAGTGTCTGTCACCGAGAACGGAATCGAGCTACCGGACGACGCGAGTTTGTACTCGGTGATTTCCGGTGCGGCCGCCGAACATCCGCAACGGCATTCGCTGTGCGGTGCGGACGGCACGCAACTCAGCTGTGCCGACGTGGACCGGCGCGCGCGGGCGCTGGCTTCGGCCCTCGCCGCGCGCGGTGTCGCGGCGGGGGACCGGGTCGCGATCCTGGGCCGTACCAGCTTGGAGTGGGCGCTGCTGGATTGCGCGCTGCTCGCCCTCGGCGCGGTGGTGGTTCCGGTGTATCCGACCTCCTCGCCGTCGCAGATCGAGCACATCCTGCGCGATAGCGGCAGCACCTATTTCGCGGCCGAGGACGAAGCCGATGCCGCGCGCCTGCTGGACGCCGGCGCGACCGAGGTCTGGACCTTCGCGCTGATCGCGGACTGGTCGGTCACCGAGATCGATCCCGGTCTCGACGCGCGCATCAATGCGGTGCACGCCGATGACCTGGCCATGATCGTCTACACCAGCGGCACCACCGGCGTCTCCAAAGGCTGCATGATCACGCACCGCAATATGTTCGTCTCCTCGGCCAATACGGTGCGTCAGACCGGCGACCTGTTCGACGGCACGACCGTGCTGGCACTGCCGCTCTCACACGTCTTCGGCCAGACCATCCTGTTCGCCTGCCTGTTCGGCGGCAGCCGCACCCACCTGCTGCCCGGCATTCCCGACCTGGTCCCGGTGCTGCCGAAGCTGCGCCCGACCTTCCTGGCGCTGATTCCCTTCGGACTGGAGAAGATTCGCAAGTACTGCCGCACGCTGCTGTCGGGCACCGAGGAGCAGGAGGCGGTGGCGCGGGGGCTGGACACGCTGCGTGCGGGGGCCACTCCGGAGCCGAGCGACCATCCGGTGGCGGCCGCGTTCGGCGGCGAGCTGCGCAATGTCATCTCCGGCGGCGCCTCGCTCGACGAGTCGACCGTCGGCTTCTACGCGGGTTTCGGTGTGGTGCTGCTGAACTGCTACGGGCTCACCGAGGCGGCGACCGCCGTGACGGTCAGCGCGCCGGAGACCAACCGGCTCGGCACCGTGGGCCGGCCGATTCCGGGCACCTCGGTCGCCATCGCGGCCGTCGACAATGAGGTGCTGGTCGGCGGCCCGCACGTCTCGCCGGGCTACTGGGGCACGGCGGCCGATCAGGCCCACCCGTCGCCCGACCACCGCCCCTCATCGAGTCGCTCCGCGACGCTGCATTCCATGGTCGATGACGAGGGCTGGTTGCACACCGGTGATCTCGGCGAACTCGACGCCGACGGGTACCTGCGCATCACCGGCCGCAAGAAGGAGATCCTGGTGACCTCCGGCGGCAAGAATGTGGCGCCCGCGCCGCTGGAGGACCGGGTGCGGCTGCATCCGCTGATCAGCAACTGCATGGTGGTCGGGGACGGGCGCGATTACGTCACCGCGCTGGTGACCCTGGACCCGGTGCAGGTCCAGCGCTGGCGCGACGCGCAGCCGGACGGTGACATCGAGGCCGCCGTCCAGTCCGCGGTCGACGATGCGAATTCCCTTGTCTCCCGGCCGGAATCGATTCGAGCATTTCGAATCGTGGACGGTGATTTCACCGTCGAGGACGGATTGCTGACTTCCTCGCGCAAGCTGCGCAGGGCCGCCATCGCGACGGCTTATGCCGCCGATATCGATCACCTCTATCCCGCGCGTCAGAGCGTTCCATAG
- a CDS encoding NAD(P)/FAD-dependent oxidoreductase: MYDVIVVGTRVAGSPLAMLLARKGYRVLAVDRATFPSDTPSTHYIHQAGLGMLKSWGLLDEVVASGCPPIRHLNFSYTDIVIKGFADVAADGIDVVYCPRRTVLDKILVDAAGNAGVEVIHGFSVTELVFDEDRVVGIRGRVGDGAEQEFRAGLVIGADGSNSTVAKAVGTEVYEGSPAACFIYYSYYDGVDWGMQHRTGFGEQQFAAWPTNDGLSLVAVMRKRDRFRDFRTDPDAGVQEIVEQIDPELGARLRDTGKRVEQFRPMLYPDNYRRHSYGPGWALVGDAGYHKDPFTGWGITDAFKYAQLLADLVDAGLSGARPLDEALAEYQVERDAQSASTYELTQNISELSLTPYYDSVFRATSYDADYSKKFFGLIAGIYSPDKYFGEQELGELYEKVDFPVDARHVTKDGVTA; the protein is encoded by the coding sequence ATGTACGACGTCATCGTTGTCGGAACTCGGGTGGCGGGTTCCCCGCTGGCCATGCTGCTCGCCAGGAAGGGCTACCGGGTCCTCGCCGTGGACCGGGCCACCTTCCCCAGTGATACGCCATCGACCCATTACATCCACCAGGCCGGGCTCGGGATGTTGAAGTCCTGGGGTCTGCTGGACGAAGTGGTCGCCTCCGGCTGCCCGCCGATCCGGCACCTGAACTTCTCCTACACCGACATCGTCATCAAGGGCTTCGCCGATGTGGCGGCCGACGGCATCGACGTCGTGTACTGCCCGCGCCGCACGGTGCTGGACAAGATCCTGGTCGACGCCGCGGGTAATGCGGGCGTCGAGGTGATCCACGGATTCTCGGTCACCGAGCTGGTGTTCGACGAGGATCGCGTGGTCGGCATTCGCGGGCGCGTCGGCGACGGAGCCGAACAGGAGTTCCGCGCCGGACTGGTGATCGGCGCCGACGGTTCGAACTCGACCGTCGCGAAGGCGGTCGGGACCGAGGTGTACGAGGGCTCGCCCGCGGCGTGCTTCATCTACTACTCCTACTACGACGGCGTGGACTGGGGTATGCAGCACCGCACCGGATTCGGTGAGCAGCAGTTCGCGGCCTGGCCGACCAATGACGGGCTCTCGCTGGTCGCGGTCATGCGCAAGCGCGACCGGTTCCGCGACTTCCGCACCGATCCGGATGCGGGTGTGCAGGAGATCGTCGAACAGATCGACCCGGAACTCGGCGCTCGACTGCGCGATACCGGCAAGCGGGTGGAGCAGTTCCGGCCCATGCTCTACCCGGACAACTACCGGCGCCACTCCTATGGACCCGGTTGGGCGCTGGTGGGTGACGCCGGCTACCACAAGGATCCGTTCACCGGCTGGGGCATCACCGACGCGTTCAAGTACGCCCAGCTGCTGGCCGATCTGGTCGACGCCGGACTGTCGGGCGCGCGTCCGCTCGACGAAGCGCTGGCCGAGTATCAGGTCGAGCGCGACGCGCAGAGTGCGAGCACTTATGAACTGACACAGAACATTTCGGAGCTGTCGCTGACCCCTTACTACGATTCGGTGTTCCGCGCCACCAGCTACGACGCGGACTACTCGAAGAAGTTCTTCGGTCTGATCGCCGGAATCTACTCGCCGGACAAGTACTTCGGTGAGCAGGAGCTGGGCGAGCTGTACGAGAAGGTCGACTTCCCGGTCGACGCGCGCCATGTCACCAAGGACGGGGTGACGGCGTGA
- a CDS encoding SGNH/GDSL hydrolase family protein → MIGLTAIGDSFVEGRGDAAAGGGYRGWVPRLGGQLGLRPAALRNLGEHGATTGVVLEQQLRRAVSARCGLYGVVVGVNDLVSEFDADRFERNLGMLFGALRDTGATVFTASYPDIPARLPVPDGFRGLLRERFAFANIVLATVTAETGALLLDIAAQPEWERPEVWTADGLHPSSLGHHMFAAGAAELIASRTATTVAA, encoded by the coding sequence GTGATCGGGCTGACCGCGATCGGGGACAGCTTCGTCGAGGGCCGCGGTGACGCCGCGGCCGGTGGCGGCTACCGCGGCTGGGTGCCTCGCCTCGGCGGCCAGCTCGGCTTGCGGCCCGCCGCGCTGCGCAACCTGGGCGAGCACGGCGCGACGACGGGTGTAGTGCTCGAACAGCAACTGCGCCGTGCGGTTTCGGCGCGCTGCGGCCTCTATGGCGTGGTCGTCGGTGTGAACGATCTGGTCAGCGAATTCGACGCGGACCGGTTCGAGCGCAACCTCGGCATGCTCTTCGGCGCGTTGCGCGACACCGGCGCAACGGTTTTCACCGCCAGCTATCCGGATATCCCGGCCCGGCTGCCGGTGCCGGACGGATTCCGCGGGCTGCTGCGGGAGCGGTTCGCTTTCGCGAATATCGTGCTGGCCACCGTCACCGCCGAAACCGGCGCGCTGCTGCTGGATATCGCGGCTCAGCCGGAGTGGGAGCGGCCGGAGGTGTGGACCGCCGACGGTCTGCACCCGAGCTCCCTCGGCCACCACATGTTCGCCGCGGGCGCGGCCGAACTCATCGCGTCGCGTACCGCGACCACCGTCGCCGCCTGA
- a CDS encoding SDR family NAD(P)-dependent oxidoreductase, with protein MTDDRRLARNPIAIVGMSGLLPNAHHHREYWQNIVDGVDCTTEVPTSRWSLDDYFDADPDAPDKTYSRRGAFLPDIDFDPLEFGLPPNQLEVTSTMQTLSLGVARDLLIDAGAVDSTWYDAGRTGVVLGTTGPVPLMHPLAARLSTPVLKEAARSVGLSDDDADAIADKFVAAFAPWEANSFPGLLANITAGRVANRLGLGGINCTVDAACAASLAALRTAIAELQDGRADMMITGGVDTENTIFIYMCFSKVGALSSSGQISPFAADANGTLLGEGITMLALRRLEDARRDGNRIYAVIRGLGSSSDGRAKSIYAPRAGGQRVALDRAYADAECSPADVALIEAHATGTPVGDKTELTALKGLLADATSETRFAALGSVKSQIGHTKGAAGTASVMKLALALHQKVLPGTINVAAPNAEIASDDAPYYVNTRTRPWIRDPQRPVRRAAASAFGFGGTNFHVVLEEADSGRDQPVLHRTARAHLWHAPDVAGLVDAVRSVDAVDGGDIPEAHARIGFVSVDDENAEHLRALAVDELVRNPDAAAWDHPEGVYFRAAALPERKIGALFAGQGSQYVDMGADAALNNPVVGAAFDAANIAFDGAPVRLSAVVFPPPAFDEETAAEQEIALRRTEFAQPAIGALAAGQFRTLAECGLRADGYLGHSFGELTALWAAGALGTDDFFGLARARGAAMTPAAGVEAGTMVALGASRETAEELLADVDDVWICNHNAPDQVVVGGGPEGIAAVVARAGERGVATRALPVSGAFHTPYVAHAVDAFAKATAEVSIGAPDAPVYANTPDARYGGDIAANRALLTGQLSKPVEFVAALTAMRADGCTVFVEFGPKQVLTSLVRRTLGDEVIAIPTDSGPIGNSDLALVRAAVRLAVLGFGLHGINRHAAPVPVARTSGRAMTVRISAPEYVPESRRAAYAATLDDGYRVAVSTPVDTVVDRQPEIPAVAATFAEPTETTVYQPAQSYDPGADALDSALVQHLQTHRQFLDGQLDMARGLAGVLGNGSLDEATVRAIEAVKDHGVAISESHSRASEVLAQLAELEGGFGPVARTAPVARRVESTRQSAIEPAPERRPLTPAVSEPPVETVVVKAVPEFHATAAPVVAESNGHPAVSNDQASADDLRRALREVVAEKTGYPVEMVDPSMDLEADLGVDSIKRVQVIGALQELFPQLPNLGPEQLGTLRTLDQIASLLGQVAVTAAPVAVDAAASAGAPAAAASDTGAPEGADLRRALLEVVAEKTGYPVEMVDPSMDLEADLGVDSIKRVQVIGALQERFPELPNLGPEQLGTLRTVDQIVDELAGAMGGDVHPKVEAAAETPRYAVELITLPSPDRAVAPFRADADVALVDITGSAETDCAAIESALTARGWSVHRVSGTTGPVDLDSVDVCLAVLSGGVAEWDSAQRWLNAAILTAGEMVPRLAKAEGRAAFVTVTRIDGHLGFLGTAEPTAALLGGVGGVVKTLATEQPALFVRALDIDPAAGPDRLAELVAAELDDAARDTLEVGIDAAGQRRTLVPSAHAPARSFTIVRPGDEQQPSLLTAQDVLLVTGGARGVTATCVRALAQRCEARFVLLGRSELTAEPDWAAGVSDADLKPAAVRALVGTGAKPRDIERACSQVRAAREISVTLKELGSRAEYLVVDATDEAAVRTALAPWRDTITGVVHGAGVLADSMITDKTAESIERVMDPKLAGLAAVLAVVGELRHLVLFTSVAGLFGNAGQADYAAANEALSRFAMSWRRRHPDCHVTAIDWGAWDGGMVTPELREHFQARGIALLDPVIGAAAFTEQFTEEHRDDTVVLIGPAEGLSGEVTVDPPAMRARRNVSRITEEPIIQAHRIGEHIVLPATFGLGAMVNLAERSLPGRIVVGARDFQVLKGIVFDQPVDELELELVPGADRTLVEATVRGGDVLHFRATLLLAAAPDQSPHKAIPRGSASDANIYRDAIQFHAPALQGLRTLLAASDDAIVFECALPAARVADGGYAGHLHDPVLADLLLQGPPVLGYRLLGAACLPLGIGRAEYYRRLPADEPFLLTVDNPRQGSFDVRIDATATTADGTVLQRFSDVTVVTTPDLTAKFQTSVRGWMA; from the coding sequence GTGACAGACGACAGACGCCTGGCGCGCAACCCGATCGCCATCGTCGGGATGTCCGGGCTGCTGCCCAACGCGCACCACCACCGAGAGTATTGGCAGAACATCGTCGACGGCGTGGACTGCACCACCGAGGTGCCCACGTCACGCTGGAGCCTCGACGATTACTTCGACGCGGACCCGGACGCACCGGATAAGACCTATTCGCGTCGCGGCGCATTCCTGCCCGATATCGATTTCGACCCACTGGAATTCGGACTGCCGCCCAACCAGCTCGAAGTGACCAGCACCATGCAGACACTGAGCCTCGGGGTGGCGCGCGATCTGCTGATCGACGCGGGCGCGGTCGATTCCACCTGGTACGACGCGGGTCGGACCGGCGTCGTACTCGGGACCACCGGACCCGTTCCGCTGATGCACCCACTGGCGGCGCGACTATCGACGCCGGTGTTGAAGGAGGCGGCGCGATCGGTCGGCCTGTCCGATGACGACGCCGATGCGATCGCCGATAAGTTCGTCGCCGCTTTCGCACCATGGGAAGCGAATTCGTTCCCCGGCCTGCTGGCCAATATCACCGCCGGACGGGTGGCCAACCGGCTCGGCCTCGGCGGTATCAACTGCACCGTCGACGCGGCCTGCGCGGCCTCGCTGGCCGCGCTGCGGACCGCGATCGCCGAATTGCAGGACGGCCGGGCCGATATGATGATCACCGGCGGCGTCGACACCGAGAACACCATCTTCATCTACATGTGCTTCAGCAAGGTCGGGGCGCTGTCGTCGAGCGGACAGATCAGTCCGTTCGCCGCCGACGCGAACGGCACCCTGCTCGGCGAGGGCATCACCATGCTCGCCCTGCGGCGACTGGAAGACGCACGCCGCGACGGCAATCGGATCTACGCGGTCATCCGCGGACTGGGTTCCTCCAGTGATGGCCGGGCCAAGAGCATCTACGCGCCGCGCGCGGGTGGACAGCGGGTCGCCCTCGATCGGGCCTACGCCGACGCGGAATGCTCACCCGCCGATGTCGCGCTCATCGAGGCGCACGCCACCGGCACACCCGTGGGCGATAAGACCGAGCTCACCGCGCTGAAAGGGCTGCTCGCCGACGCGACTTCGGAGACCCGCTTCGCGGCGCTGGGCAGTGTGAAGTCGCAGATCGGGCATACCAAGGGCGCCGCGGGGACGGCCTCGGTCATGAAGTTGGCGCTGGCGCTGCACCAGAAGGTGTTGCCGGGCACGATCAATGTGGCCGCGCCCAATGCGGAGATCGCGTCGGATGACGCGCCGTATTACGTGAATACTCGGACGCGGCCGTGGATCCGGGATCCGCAGCGTCCGGTGCGCCGGGCCGCGGCCTCGGCATTCGGATTCGGCGGGACCAACTTCCACGTCGTGCTGGAGGAAGCCGATTCCGGTCGCGACCAGCCGGTGCTGCACCGCACCGCGCGGGCGCACCTGTGGCATGCGCCCGATGTGGCCGGCCTGGTGGATGCGGTTCGTAGCGTGGACGCCGTTGACGGCGGCGATATTCCGGAGGCGCACGCGCGCATCGGGTTCGTCTCGGTGGACGACGAGAATGCCGAGCATCTGCGCGCGCTCGCGGTGGATGAGCTGGTGCGCAATCCCGATGCGGCGGCGTGGGATCACCCGGAGGGCGTGTACTTCCGGGCCGCGGCGCTGCCGGAGCGCAAGATCGGCGCGCTGTTCGCCGGACAGGGCAGCCAGTACGTCGATATGGGAGCGGATGCGGCGCTGAACAATCCGGTGGTCGGTGCGGCCTTCGACGCGGCCAATATCGCATTCGACGGTGCGCCGGTGCGGTTGTCCGCGGTGGTGTTCCCGCCGCCCGCCTTCGATGAGGAGACGGCGGCCGAGCAGGAAATCGCCCTGCGCCGTACCGAATTCGCGCAGCCCGCGATCGGTGCGCTGGCGGCGGGGCAGTTCCGGACGCTGGCCGAATGCGGGTTGCGTGCCGATGGATATCTCGGGCACAGCTTCGGTGAACTCACCGCGCTGTGGGCCGCCGGTGCGCTCGGCACCGACGACTTCTTCGGCCTGGCCCGGGCGCGTGGTGCGGCGATGACGCCGGCCGCGGGTGTCGAGGCGGGGACGATGGTGGCGCTCGGTGCGTCGCGGGAGACCGCCGAGGAATTGCTCGCCGATGTCGATGACGTGTGGATCTGCAATCACAACGCACCCGATCAGGTGGTTGTCGGCGGTGGGCCCGAGGGGATCGCCGCTGTGGTCGCGCGGGCGGGTGAACGTGGGGTGGCGACCAGGGCGCTGCCGGTGTCCGGCGCGTTCCACACCCCGTATGTCGCACATGCGGTGGATGCGTTCGCGAAGGCGACCGCCGAGGTGTCGATCGGAGCACCCGACGCACCGGTGTACGCGAATACACCCGATGCCCGCTACGGCGGCGATATCGCGGCCAATCGCGCCCTGCTCACCGGACAGCTCAGTAAGCCGGTCGAATTCGTCGCTGCGCTGACCGCAATGCGCGCGGACGGCTGCACGGTGTTCGTGGAGTTCGGGCCCAAGCAGGTGCTGACCTCATTGGTGCGGCGCACCCTCGGTGACGAAGTCATCGCCATTCCAACGGATTCCGGCCCTATCGGCAACAGCGACCTCGCACTGGTGCGGGCCGCCGTGCGGCTGGCCGTGCTCGGCTTCGGTTTGCACGGGATCAATCGCCACGCTGCGCCTGTGCCGGTCGCGCGCACTTCGGGTCGCGCGATGACCGTGCGGATCTCGGCGCCGGAGTATGTGCCCGAGAGTCGGCGGGCAGCCTATGCCGCCACGCTCGATGACGGCTACCGCGTCGCCGTTTCCACCCCTGTCGACACCGTCGTCGATCGTCAGCCCGAAATACCGGCCGTGGCCGCAACTTTCGCCGAACCGACGGAGACCACCGTGTATCAGCCCGCCCAGTCCTACGACCCGGGAGCCGACGCACTGGACAGTGCGCTGGTGCAGCATCTACAGACCCACCGCCAGTTCCTCGACGGCCAGCTAGATATGGCCCGTGGCCTCGCCGGCGTACTCGGCAACGGATCGCTCGACGAGGCGACCGTGCGGGCGATCGAGGCCGTCAAGGATCACGGCGTGGCGATCAGCGAAAGCCATTCGCGGGCGAGTGAAGTGCTCGCGCAACTGGCGGAATTGGAAGGTGGGTTCGGGCCGGTCGCGCGGACGGCGCCGGTCGCGCGTCGGGTGGAGTCGACGCGGCAGTCGGCGATCGAGCCCGCGCCCGAACGTCGGCCGCTGACTCCCGCTGTCTCTGAACCGCCCGTGGAAACCGTTGTGGTAAAGGCTGTTCCGGAGTTCCACGCCACGGCTGCACCTGTTGTCGCGGAGTCGAACGGGCACCCGGCGGTATCGAACGACCAGGCATCCGCTGATGATCTGCGGCGTGCGCTGCGGGAGGTCGTCGCGGAGAAGACCGGGTATCCGGTGGAGATGGTGGATCCGTCGATGGATCTGGAGGCCGATCTCGGGGTGGATTCGATCAAGCGGGTGCAGGTGATCGGCGCGCTGCAGGAGCTGTTCCCCCAGTTGCCGAATCTCGGGCCGGAGCAGCTCGGGACGCTGCGTACGCTCGACCAGATCGCGAGTCTGCTGGGCCAGGTCGCGGTGACGGCAGCGCCGGTGGCAGTGGACGCGGCTGCCAGCGCGGGCGCTCCCGCCGCGGCTGCCAGTGACACGGGCGCACCCGAGGGTGCGGATCTGCGACGCGCATTGCTGGAGGTCGTGGCCGAGAAGACCGGGTATCCGGTGGAGATGGTGGATCCGTCGATGGATCTGGAGGCCGATCTCGGGGTGGATTCGATCAAGCGGGTGCAGGTGATCGGCGCGCTGCAGGAACGGTTTCCGGAGTTACCCAATCTCGGTCCGGAACAACTGGGCACGCTGCGCACGGTGGATCAGATCGTCGATGAGCTCGCTGGTGCGATGGGTGGTGATGTTCACCCAAAAGTTGAGGCCGCGGCCGAAACGCCGCGGTATGCCGTTGAACTGATCACGCTGCCGTCGCCCGACCGGGCGGTTGCTCCCTTCCGCGCGGACGCCGATGTCGCGCTGGTGGATATCACCGGCTCAGCGGAAACCGACTGCGCTGCCATCGAATCCGCGCTCACAGCGCGCGGTTGGTCGGTGCACCGGGTCAGCGGGACGACGGGTCCGGTGGACCTCGACTCTGTCGATGTGTGTCTGGCCGTGCTCAGCGGAGGTGTGGCCGAATGGGACTCCGCGCAGCGTTGGCTCAATGCGGCCATTCTGACCGCCGGTGAGATGGTGCCGCGGCTGGCGAAGGCCGAGGGCCGGGCGGCGTTCGTCACGGTGACTCGGATCGACGGTCACCTCGGCTTCCTCGGAACGGCGGAACCCACTGCCGCGCTGCTCGGCGGCGTCGGCGGAGTGGTGAAAACCCTTGCGACCGAACAGCCTGCGCTCTTCGTGCGAGCCCTCGACATCGACCCAGCGGCCGGCCCGGACCGGCTTGCCGAACTGGTCGCCGCCGAACTCGATGACGCGGCGCGGGACACACTCGAGGTCGGCATTGATGCGGCGGGTCAGCGTCGAACGCTGGTGCCGAGTGCGCATGCGCCGGCCCGGTCGTTCACGATCGTGCGGCCGGGTGACGAGCAGCAGCCGAGTCTGCTGACGGCACAGGATGTTCTGCTGGTCACCGGTGGTGCGCGCGGTGTCACCGCGACTTGCGTGCGGGCGCTGGCCCAGCGGTGCGAGGCGCGGTTCGTGCTCCTCGGCCGGTCTGAGCTGACAGCCGAACCGGACTGGGCCGCAGGGGTTTCCGATGCGGATCTCAAGCCTGCGGCGGTGCGGGCCCTGGTCGGCACCGGAGCCAAGCCGCGCGATATCGAGCGTGCGTGCTCGCAGGTGCGGGCCGCCCGGGAGATCAGCGTCACTTTGAAAGAATTGGGGTCGCGGGCAGAGTATCTGGTCGTAGACGCCACCGACGAGGCGGCGGTACGCACCGCGCTCGCGCCGTGGCGCGACACCATCACCGGTGTCGTGCACGGAGCCGGTGTGCTAGCCGACTCGATGATCACCGACAAGACGGCCGAATCCATCGAGCGGGTCATGGATCCCAAACTCGCGGGTCTCGCGGCCGTGCTCGCCGTGGTCGGCGAACTGCGGCACCTGGTGCTGTTCACCTCGGTCGCCGGACTGTTCGGCAACGCAGGCCAAGCCGACTATGCCGCCGCGAACGAGGCGCTGTCCCGGTTCGCGATGAGCTGGCGGCGGCGCCATCCCGACTGCCACGTCACCGCGATCGACTGGGGCGCGTGGGACGGCGGGATGGTGACACCCGAACTTCGGGAGCACTTCCAGGCCCGCGGCATCGCCCTGCTGGATCCGGTGATCGGTGCGGCGGCATTCACCGAGCAGTTCACCGAAGAACATCGTGACGACACCGTGGTCCTCATCGGGCCCGCCGAAGGTCTCTCGGGTGAGGTGACGGTCGATCCGCCAGCAATGCGGGCGCGGCGGAATGTCAGCCGGATTACCGAGGAACCGATCATCCAGGCCCACCGCATCGGCGAACATATCGTGCTACCAGCCACTTTCGGCCTCGGCGCGATGGTAAATCTGGCCGAGCGCAGTCTGCCGGGCCGGATCGTGGTCGGCGCCAGGGACTTCCAAGTCCTCAAGGGAATCGTCTTCGACCAGCCGGTGGACGAGCTCGAGCTCGAACTCGTCCCCGGCGCGGACCGAACACTGGTCGAAGCGACTGTCCGTGGTGGCGATGTCCTGCACTTCCGGGCAACGCTGCTGCTGGCCGCCGCACCCGATCAATCGCCGCACAAGGCGATCCCGCGCGGATCGGCCAGCGACGCGAACATCTACCGCGATGCCATCCAATTCCATGCGCCCGCCCTCCAGGGCTTGCGCACGTTGCTCGCGGCCTCGGACGACGCGATCGTCTTCGAATGCGCACTGCCTGCCGCGAGAGTGGCGGACGGCGGCTACGCGGGCCACCTGCACGATCCGGTCCTCGCTGACCTGCTCCTGCAGGGTCCGCCGGTGCTGGGCTACCGGCTCCTCGGCGCGGCGTGCTTGCCACTCGGTATCGGCCGCGCGGAGTACTACCGGAGGTTGCCCGCGGACGAGCCGTTCCTGCTCACCGTGGACAACCCACGACAGGGCAGTTTCGACGTCCGCATCGACGCCACCGCCACCACAGCGGATGGCACTGTACTGCAACGTTTCTCGGACGTCACGGTGGTGACGACGCCGGATCTGACCGCGAAATTCCAGACTTCGGTGCGGGGGTGGATGGCATGA